In a single window of the Acyrthosiphon pisum isolate AL4f chromosome X, pea_aphid_22Mar2018_4r6ur, whole genome shotgun sequence genome:
- the LOC100571852 gene encoding uncharacterized protein LOC100571852 isoform X1 yields the protein MHKCIVCFNTYDKTKGRHRAVIYHGFPKDPCMRRKWLRVFGIDRCYDWQRICSDHFLEENYKPGKKKFLFSNAIPQPYHQNGFPSDYATQSNDVVTGNNVILPMEQNIIQNLAYYDESDCIESEFYREEQIGNSVINNFKSRRSSTPTGNNEDMSNKNMPDHTLRSGLLCSVNNCFNKHSKNISFFGYPKDLTLRKMWIERCRIKQDLDKIVTSTTRVCSIHFKLDCFMNTELKNRLKPGSVPSLFLDNADIINTKNIPSTSSRSNKKSSTSSSNNLKELVTSTYPIMFIPKTGNRILYFPSHQNRIHRGYRDILSHDTPN from the exons atgcataaatgtaTAGTGTGCTTCAATACGTATGATAAAACAAAGGGCCGTCATCGAGCAGTTATTTATCATGG atttcCAAAAGATCCATGCATGAGAAGAAAATGGCTTAGAGTTTTTGGGATTGATCGTTGTTACGATTGGCAACGTATATGTAGTGATCATTTTTTAGAAGAAAACTATAAGCCgggaaaaaagaaatttttattttcaaatgctatTCCCCAACCTTATCATCAAAATGGTTTTCCTTCTGA ttatgctACTCAAAGTAATGATGTTGTAACtggaaataatgtaattttaccaATGGAACAAAATATCATACA AAATTTGGCTTATTATGATGAAAGTGATTGCATAGAATCTGAATTTTACAGAGAGGAACAAATTGGAAAttctgttattaataattttaaatcaagacGGTCATCTACACCTACTGGAAACAATGAGGATatgagtaataaaaatatgccg GACCATACTTTAAGATCTGGATTACTATGTTCTGTTAACAATTGCTTTAATAAGCATTCAAAGAATATTAGTTTCTTTGGCTATCCCAAGGATTTAACATTGAGAAAAATGTGGATAGAAAGATGCAGAATAAAACAAGATCTTGATAAAATAGTAACGAGTACTACAAGAGTTTGTAGTATTCATTTTAAACTAGACTGTTTTATGAATACTGAATTAAAGAACAGACTAAAACCAGGTTCTGttccatcattatttttagataatg cagatataataaatacaaaaaatattccaTCAACAAGTTCCcgttcaaataaaaaatcatcTACTTCatcttcaaataatttaaaggaATTGGTAACCAGCACATATCCCATAATGTTTATACCCAAAACAG GAAATAGGATCTTATATTTTCCATCCCACCAAAACCGAATTCATCGAGGATACAGAGATATACTCTCTCATGATACACCAAATTAG
- the LOC100571852 gene encoding uncharacterized protein LOC100571852 isoform X3: MHKCIVCFNTYDKTKGRHRAVIYHGFPKDPCMRRKWLRVFGIDRCYDWQRICSDHFLEENYKPGKKKFLFSNAIPQPYHQNGFPSDYATQSNDVVTGNNVILPMEQNIIQEEQIGNSVINNFKSRRSSTPTGNNEDMSNKNMPDHTLRSGLLCSVNNCFNKHSKNISFFGYPKDLTLRKMWIERCRIKQDLDKIVTSTTRVCSIHFKLDCFMNTELKNRLKPGSVPSLFLDNADIINTKNIPSTSSRSNKKSSTSSSNNLKELVTSTYPIMFIPKTGNRILYFPSHQNRIHRGYRDILSHDTPN, encoded by the exons atgcataaatgtaTAGTGTGCTTCAATACGTATGATAAAACAAAGGGCCGTCATCGAGCAGTTATTTATCATGG atttcCAAAAGATCCATGCATGAGAAGAAAATGGCTTAGAGTTTTTGGGATTGATCGTTGTTACGATTGGCAACGTATATGTAGTGATCATTTTTTAGAAGAAAACTATAAGCCgggaaaaaagaaatttttattttcaaatgctatTCCCCAACCTTATCATCAAAATGGTTTTCCTTCTGA ttatgctACTCAAAGTAATGATGTTGTAACtggaaataatgtaattttaccaATGGAACAAAATATCATACA AGAGGAACAAATTGGAAAttctgttattaataattttaaatcaagacGGTCATCTACACCTACTGGAAACAATGAGGATatgagtaataaaaatatgccg GACCATACTTTAAGATCTGGATTACTATGTTCTGTTAACAATTGCTTTAATAAGCATTCAAAGAATATTAGTTTCTTTGGCTATCCCAAGGATTTAACATTGAGAAAAATGTGGATAGAAAGATGCAGAATAAAACAAGATCTTGATAAAATAGTAACGAGTACTACAAGAGTTTGTAGTATTCATTTTAAACTAGACTGTTTTATGAATACTGAATTAAAGAACAGACTAAAACCAGGTTCTGttccatcattatttttagataatg cagatataataaatacaaaaaatattccaTCAACAAGTTCCcgttcaaataaaaaatcatcTACTTCatcttcaaataatttaaaggaATTGGTAACCAGCACATATCCCATAATGTTTATACCCAAAACAG GAAATAGGATCTTATATTTTCCATCCCACCAAAACCGAATTCATCGAGGATACAGAGATATACTCTCTCATGATACACCAAATTAG
- the LOC100571852 gene encoding uncharacterized protein LOC100571852 isoform X2, with the protein MHKCIVCFNTYDKTKGRHRAVIYHGFPKDPCMRRKWLRVFGIDRCYDWQRICSDHFLEENYKPGKKKFLFSNAIPQPYHQNGFPSDYATQSNDVVTGNNVILPMEQNIIQNLAYYDESDCIESEFYREEQIGNSVINNFKSRRSSTPTGNNEDMSNKNMPDHTLRSGLLCSVNNCFNKHSKNISFFGYPKDLTLRKMWIERCRIKQDLDKIVTSTTRVCSIHFKLDCFMNTELKNRLKPGSVPSLFLDNDIINTKNIPSTSSRSNKKSSTSSSNNLKELVTSTYPIMFIPKTGNRILYFPSHQNRIHRGYRDILSHDTPN; encoded by the exons atgcataaatgtaTAGTGTGCTTCAATACGTATGATAAAACAAAGGGCCGTCATCGAGCAGTTATTTATCATGG atttcCAAAAGATCCATGCATGAGAAGAAAATGGCTTAGAGTTTTTGGGATTGATCGTTGTTACGATTGGCAACGTATATGTAGTGATCATTTTTTAGAAGAAAACTATAAGCCgggaaaaaagaaatttttattttcaaatgctatTCCCCAACCTTATCATCAAAATGGTTTTCCTTCTGA ttatgctACTCAAAGTAATGATGTTGTAACtggaaataatgtaattttaccaATGGAACAAAATATCATACA AAATTTGGCTTATTATGATGAAAGTGATTGCATAGAATCTGAATTTTACAGAGAGGAACAAATTGGAAAttctgttattaataattttaaatcaagacGGTCATCTACACCTACTGGAAACAATGAGGATatgagtaataaaaatatgccg GACCATACTTTAAGATCTGGATTACTATGTTCTGTTAACAATTGCTTTAATAAGCATTCAAAGAATATTAGTTTCTTTGGCTATCCCAAGGATTTAACATTGAGAAAAATGTGGATAGAAAGATGCAGAATAAAACAAGATCTTGATAAAATAGTAACGAGTACTACAAGAGTTTGTAGTATTCATTTTAAACTAGACTGTTTTATGAATACTGAATTAAAGAACAGACTAAAACCAGGTTCTGttccatcattatttttagataatg atataataaatacaaaaaatattccaTCAACAAGTTCCcgttcaaataaaaaatcatcTACTTCatcttcaaataatttaaaggaATTGGTAACCAGCACATATCCCATAATGTTTATACCCAAAACAG GAAATAGGATCTTATATTTTCCATCCCACCAAAACCGAATTCATCGAGGATACAGAGATATACTCTCTCATGATACACCAAATTAG